In Pochonia chlamydosporia 170 chromosome 3, whole genome shotgun sequence, the following are encoded in one genomic region:
- a CDS encoding sodium/calcium transporter (similar to Neosartorya fischeri NRRL 181 XP_001262480.1): protein MTQSSSDPPDIDNPRPGALAKAHGVFDSLSNRQPSTGNNNGKTLPLAESPSTVSAGDTTAPAASVNNGNNGNSLRDLGGSVALNEKTEPAKSEFGYFSSAPGNIAPATSSQDERQGSIVETKDGHIDKNNTNKTNPIDHAGDDGSQKTNKRTFIQEVRRSFWLVVTYSWLNVLLVFVPVGIIVANIPGVNGGIVFAMNCIAVVPLAGLLSHATESVASKMGDSLGALLNVTFGNAVELIIFIIALVKNEIRIVQASLLGSILANLLLILGMGFFLGGLRFREQVYNSTVTQMSACLLSLSVISLVLPTAFHASFKDDKLADSESLKISRGTSVILLLVYIIYLLFQLKSHAYMYESTPQHIVDAESTPGPAAAWLDTSSSSDDDTSSSSDSDSSGHSKDTIGYKMKKVLRNGMRRKSSLASIDTADARAMRNTSVGGSNPSPNEEAISEASSSRKPYFPRMPSTDDADTTDDEKGRRRRRRKHRHSFKKQKRGNHKHGKRNAEKTTNTMPENGTQAGGSSEPRRVDFALPAEADHTNDGVGESGNESGNAKRPFQSFRSLSVKNLAPTVFVQKPTAMVDAPPMPAGPVPRVRYGIRRTNSLPDRLGQQQQIRPPGAMLPAQIPLMSLNTAATATNGHDEDEHLTRWAAVILLLLSTGLVAVCAEFLVDSIKEVTEHSSLKEVFIGLIILPIVGNAAEHVTAVTVAMKNKMDLAIGVAVGSSIQIALFVTPLVVILGWIMDKEMTLYFTLFETVCLFVSAFIVNFLVLDGRSNYLEGALLCAVYIIIAVVAFFYPDPKDASSWGS, encoded by the exons ATGACACAATCTTCTTCTGACCCTCCCGACATAGACAACCCACGCCCTGGTGCATTAGCAAAAGCTCATGGAGTGTTTGATAGCTTGTCGAATCGACAACCCAGCactggcaacaacaatggcaagacACTCCCATTAGCTGAATCGCCCTCCACTGTCAGCGCCGGCGACACCACTGCTCCTGCTGCTTCCGTCAACAATGGAAACAATGGCAACTCGTTGCGCGACTTGGGTGGCTCCGTTGCCCTCAATGAAAAAACCGAACCAGCCAAATCTGAGTTTGGCTACTTCAGCTCTGCGCCTGGGAACATCGCACCGGCTACATCATCGCAAGATGAGAGGCAGGGGTCTATCGTAGAGACCAAAGATGGTCACATTGACAAGAATAatacaaacaaaacaaacccTATCGACCATGCTGGTGACGATGGTTCCCAAAAGACAAATAAGCGAACTTTTATCCAAGAGGTTCGCAGATCCTTTTGGCTCGTCGTCACCTATAGCTGGCTGAATGTGCTGTTGGTCTTCGTCCCTGTCGGAATCATTGTCGCCAACATCCCCGGTGTAAATGGCGGCATCGTGTTTGCTATGAACTGTATCGCTGTTGTACCCCTCGCCGGATTGCTTAGCCACGCAACCGAATCTGTGGCCAGTAAGATGGGTGACTCCCTTGGCGCCCTGCTTAATGTCACGTTTGGCAACGCTGTTGAACTCATCATTTTTATCATAGCTTTGGTCAAAAATGAGATTCGCATTGTGCAGGCGTCGCTTCTTGGCTCCATCTTGGCAAATCTGTTGCTCATTCTTGGCATGGGATTTTTCCTTGGCGGTCTTCGTTTCCGGGAACAG GTCTACAACAGCACTGTAACACAAATGAGCGCATGTCTACTCAGTCTCAGCGTTATTAGCCTGGTACTGCCC ACGGCATTCCACGCCTCATTTAAAGACGACAAACTGGCAGATTCCGAATCTCTGAAAATCAGCCGCGGAACCAGTGTT ATCTTGCTTCTTGTGTATATTATCTACCTCTTGTTTCAGCTCAAGTCTCATGCATACATGTATGAATCTACGCCTCAGCATATTGTAGATGCTGAGTCGACACCTGGGCCAGCCGCAGCATGGCTAGACACCTCTAGCAGTTCGGATGACGATACTTCATCTAGTTCGGATTCAGACTCGTCTGGGCACTCCAAAGACACCATTGGCTACAAAATGAAGAAAGTGTTACGGAATGGAATGCGAAGAAAGTCTTCGCTCGCCTCTATAGACACGGCCGATGCCAGAGCCATGCGAAATACCTCTGTTGGCGGTAGTAACCCAAGCCCAAATGAGGAGGCCATATCTGAGGCATCGTCGTCCCGCAAGCCCTACTTTCCCCGGATGCCCTCAACTGATGATGCCGATACtactgatgatgaaaaggGCCGGCGGCGAAGGCGTCGAAAGCATCGACATTCAttcaaaaagcaaaaaagggGAAATCATAAGCATGGAAAGCGCAATGCCGAGaaaaccaccaacacaaTGCCTGAAAATGGTACACAAGCAGGTGGCAGCTCTGAGCCACGCCGGGTTGACTTTGCCCTTCCTGCAGAAGCAGATCACACGAATGATGGGGTAGGAGAGAGCGGGAACGAGTCTGGCAACGCCAAACGGCCATTCCAAAGTTTTCGGTCCCTTTCCGTCAAGAATCTCGCCCCAACCGTCTTTGTTCAGAAACCAACTGCCATGGTCGACGCTCCCCCTATGCCAGCCGGACCAGTTCCACGCGTGCGATACGGCATCCGTCGCACCAATTCTTTGCCTGATCGTCtcggccagcagcagcaaatcCGCCCCCCTGGAGCCATGTTGCCGGCCCAGATACCTCTGATGTCTctcaacaccgccgccactGCGACTAACGGAcacgatgaagatgaacaCTTGACGCGTTGGGCAGCCGtcattcttcttctcctcagcACTGGATTGGTGGCTGTCTGTGCCGAGTTCCTCGTTGACTCTATCAAGGAGGTTACCGAGCACTCGAGTCTTAAGGAAGTCTTTATCggtctcatcatcctccccatTGTTGGCAACGCGGCAGAACACGTCACGGCTGTTACAGTTGCaatgaagaacaagatggatcttgccattggtgtCGCAGTTGGCAGTTCGATCCAGATTGCCCTTTTTGTAACGCCTCTGGTGGTCATCTTGGGTTGGATCATGGACAAGGAAATGACTCTGTACTTTACCTTGTTTGAAACAGTGTGTCTGTTCGTTTCGGCCTTTATCGTCAAtttcttggtcttggatggTCGCAGCAACTACCTGGAAGGTGCACTTCTGTGCGCGGTCTACATTAtcattgctgttgttgcaTTCTTCTACCCGGATCCGAAGGACGCCAGCTCATGGGGTAGTTGA
- a CDS encoding serine/threonine protein kinase (Kin4) (similar to Neosartorya fischeri NRRL 181 XP_001264276.1), with protein MSSAALQSAPHQPTALASPPMPSSSNRQYGSPHSSPSRAAACDAHLAATSSPSSRRPPSRKASGNGGSSSVDQTVPRSSRNGTSASSPQEYRPSRSERSANMPPVAPPRTSSSGQQGASSRRPQYPNDPVSSSPRHNPPDSQRSGSHGDTNGYSETSRSKRAANSHQPQDQTRPSSNRDNKTAEMTIPIRTNPASSSKHPHDLGDDLARAIPNAEEPNGSVGHHTSSQDRHDAAQPPVVPMNPPGEERRGGRSRHDHSRSHKGTTKFGDFILGNTIGEGEFGKVKLGWKQDSSVQVAIKLIKRDTVGGNPSRLGKIRREVTILRGVQHPNIVRLIDMIETDRYIGIILEYASGGELFDYILNHRYLKDHSARRLFSQLVSGVGYLHKKGIVHRDLKLENLLLDRNRNIIITDFGFANTFDPNEELTEDEELHLTDRDQVKRMGLDKIKPNGMRKGDLMQTSCGSPCYAAPELVVSDSLYTGRKVDVWSCGVILYAMLAGYLPFDDDPANPEGDNINLLYKYIVSTPLTFPEYVTPHARDLLRRILVPNPRKRADLFEVARHSWLSEYAHVVEFITSSTTLPSDVQNATAVAQEFADAPMVTRSASVREAAKHKSPTQAGVGGLAKAHAKIDQEAEPTYRTPKDAKRRTVQVEYVAPTTQTQRGGDPVVSRPPVSLNRDYDDGRPGSSRDKALHQDPQDAYATSSQSKRPPSGHNTAATRPRETRATTDNAYMTGTSTAARPHTGGSMQSAASMSLQARANYGQPAPPTLADTNVQGRIQQPSNPDDDDGIGRTSMSVPPKFARMSGFHEGRGNEMRGHKRSSTIGDIGSKLLGRSGSVFGSRNKKKPEQQQQQQPPEKSKKYPPVSMSNAMAQGEEQPGRTSMDSRASRRSYSLGIGKKRSGSVTGSQGSGEKKEKRRFSLLPASFSLKSIGFGKEYSEPASSDVGSHSDLPIQSGRMDPPRSVTAPGDARGSTPFFDNVQETANSSPVYHQRYASAQLDNRRPNAIPPYMQSGSHFNSGSESSVEIRRPPTEPQMRTHSHGFSDVEGYDNRRATTSRGQRGVLQKNHKRFTDAYDHDEYRGHEGSSGAAKRVMDFFRRRGKARGGDDR; from the exons ATGTCGTCGGCAGCCCTGCAGTCAGCCCCCCATCAACCAACCGCCCTGGCCTCGCCTCCGatgccttcttcctcaaaccGCCAATACGGTTCACCGCACTCCTCACCCAGCCGGGCCGCCGCGTGCGATGCTCATCTAGCTGCAACCTCATCACCGTCCTCAAGACGGCCTCCCTCTCGCAAGGCGAGCGGCAACGGTGGTTCGTCTTCTGTTGACCAAACAGTTCCGAGATCGAGCCGCAACGGGACGTCTGCATCGTCACCTCAAGAGTACCGGCCATCGAGATCTGAACGTTCTGCCAACATGCCCCCTGTTGCTCCTCCGCGGACCTCTTCGTCTGGTCAACAAGGCGCGAGTAGTCGAAGACCACAATATCCCAACGATCCCGTCAGCAGCTCACCACGCCATAACCCACCCGATAGCCAACGGAGTGGCTCACATGGTGATACGAATGGTTACTCGGAAACTTCCAGGAGCAAACGAGCCGCCAATTCCCACCAGCCTCAGGATCAGACCCGTCCCTCAAGTAATAGAGACAATAAAACTGCGGAAATGACCATCCCTATCCGTACCAACCCGGCATCGAGCTCAAAACATCCACATGACCTTGGCGATGATCTCGCTCGGGCCATTCCCAACGCAGAGGAGCCGAATGGCAGTGTCGGCCACCATACCTCATCTCAAGATCGTCATGACGCAGCACAGCCACCTGTTGTGCCCATGAACCCTCCGGGGGAAGAGCGACGAGGTGGCCGTAGCCGGCATGACCACAGTCGCAGCCATAAAGGGACCACCAAATTTGGAGACTTTATCCTAGGAAACACAATTGGCGAAGGCGAATTCGGCAAGGTCAAGTTGGGTTGGAAGCAAGACAGCAGCGTGCAG GTTGCAATCAAACTAATAAAGAGAGATACTGTGGGCGGTAACCCTTCTCGACTGGGCAAAATTCGTCGCGAAGTAACAATTTTACGAGGCGTGCAGCACCCCAACATTGTACGACTAATAGACATGATAGAGACCGATAGATACATCGGAATCATCCTAGAGTATGCTTCTGGTGGTGAACTTTTCGATTACATTTTGAATCACCGATATCTCAAAGACCACTCAGCGCGTCGCCTCTTCTCACAACTTGTTTCTGGCGTAGGCTATCTGCACAAGAAGGGCATCGTTCACAGAGACCTGAAACTAGAGAACCTGTTGTTGGATCGCAATCGCAACATTATCATTACAGATTTTGGCTTTGCCAACACTTTTGACCCGAACGAAGAGCTCactgaagatgaagagctcCATCTGACAGATCGGGACCAGGTCAAGCGAATGGGTCTAGACAAGATCAAGCCTAATGGGATGAGAAAAGGCGATCTGATGCAGACCAGCTGCGGAAGTCCCTGCTACGCCGCACCAGAGCTCGTAGTCAGTGACTCCCTGTACACTGGCAGGAAAGTTGATGTCTGGAGTTGTGGTGTCATTCTG TATGCCATGCTGGCTGGCTACTTGCCATTTGACGACGACCCTGCCAACCCCGAAGGCGATAACATCAACCTCCTTTACAAATACATTGTTTCTACACCTCTTACATTCCCTGAATACGTCACCCCGCACGCCAGAGACTTGTTGCGACGCATCCTGGTCCCCAACCCGAGAAAGCGAGCCGACCTTTTTGAAGTCGCTCGCCACAGCTGGCTAAGCGAATATGCACATGTTGTCGAATTTATTACCAGTTCTACCACACTGCCTTCTGATGTCCAGAATGCGACGGCGGTGGCACAAGAATTCGCTGATGCTCCGATGGTCACAAGGAGTGCTTCTGTGCGCGAAGCGGCGAAACACAAGTCTCCTACACAGGCGGGAGTTGGCGGCCTGGCTAAGGCGCACGCAAAGATTGATCAGGAGGCGGAGCCAACCTACCGCACACCCAAGGATGCGAAACGCCGAACCGTCCAAGTCGAGTATGTAGCACCgacaacacaaacacagcgTGGAGGCGACCCTGTTGTCTCACGGCCGCCAGTGTCCCTCAACCGCGACTACGATGATGGCCGCCCAGGCTCGTCAAGAGACAAAGCTTTACACCAAGATCCTCAAGACGCATATGCTACATCATCTCAGTCGAAACGGCCACCCAGCGGTCACAATACCGCTGCAACACGACCACGTGAAACTCGTGCGACGACAGATAATGCCTACATGACTGGAACTTCTACTGCGGCAAGGCCACATACTGGTGGTTCTATGCAATCGGCAGCTTCCATGAGTCTACAAGCACGGGCAAACTATGGGCAGCCAGCTCCGCCTACGCTTGCGGACACGAATGTTCAGGGCCGTATACAACAGCCTTCTAACcccgacgatgacgatggtaTCGGCCGAACAAGTATGAGCGTGCCGCCCAAATTCGCCAGAATGTCTGGCTTCCATGAGGGACGAGGCAATGAGATGAGAGGCCATAAGAGATCAAGCACAATAGGAGACATTGGCTCAAAACTCCTTGGTCGTAGTGGCTCAGTATTCGGGAGccggaacaagaagaagcccgagcaacagcagcagcaacaacccCCCGAGAAGTCCAAAAAGTATCCCCCCGTCAGCATGTCTAATGCCATGGCGCAAGGGGAAGAACAACCGGGCAGGACGTCCATGGATTCCCGGGCATCACGCCGCTCGTACTCTCTAGGAATTGGTAAGAAGAGGAGCGGCAGCGTAACTGGTTCTCAAGGGTctggcgagaagaaggagaagaggagattCTCCTTGCTCCCAGCTTCATTTTCCTTGAAATCCATTGGCTTCGGCAAGGAATATTCGGAGCCGGCGTCATCCGATGTAGGCTCCCATTCGGATTTGCCTATTCAGTCCGGCCGAATGGATCCTCCAAGAAGTGTCACTGCACCCGGTGATGCACGCGGTAGCACGCCCTTCTTCGACAACGTCCAAGAGACAGCCAACTCAAGCCCCGTATATCACCAACGATATGCCTCGGCACAACTCGACAACCGTCGGCCCAACGCAATTCCCCCATATATGCAATCCGGATCCCACTTCAACAGCGGCTCAGAATCATCAGTAGAGATTCGTCGCCCCCCGACGGAACCGCAAATGAGAACTCACAGCCACGGTTTCTCCGATGTTGAGGGTTATGACAATCGACGAGCCACCACCAGCCGCGGTCAGCGAGGCGTCCTACAAAAGAACCACAAACGGTTCACAGACGCCTACGACCACGATGAGTACAGAGGCCATGAAGGAAGCAGTGGAGCTGCCAAGCGAGTCATGGACTTCTTTAGAAGACGAGGCAAGGCTCGAGGAGGCGATGACAGGTGA